A stretch of the Notolabrus celidotus isolate fNotCel1 chromosome 3, fNotCel1.pri, whole genome shotgun sequence genome encodes the following:
- the btbd10b gene encoding BTB/POZ domain-containing protein 10 isoform X1 has translation MADRLQSYDSNSSDTENWDRAATSRPRKLCKHSRSDITGDDNKTWLHSTSQARTSRVEEEERKMSLHGASGGCDRSRDRRRSSDRSRDSSHEREGQLTPCIRNVTSPTRQHNSDRERDGGSSSRPSSPRPQRVSPSGSSSSGVMSSRNSSLSSTEGTFKSLGVGEMVFVYENPKEGGAGATVGNRNIRTSERVTLIVDNTRFVVDPSIFTAQPNTMLGRMFGSGREHNFTRPNEKGEYEVAEGISSTVFRAILDYYKSGIIRCPDGISIPELREACDYLCISFDYSTIKCRDLSALMHELSNDGARRQFEFYLEEMVLPLMVASAQSGERECHIVVLTDDDVVDWDEEYPPQMGEEYSQIIYSTKLYRFFKYIENRDVAKSVLKERGLKKIRLGIEGYPTYKEKVKKRPGGRPEVIYNYVQRPFIRMSWEKEEGKSRHVDFQCVKSKSITNLAAAAADIPQDQLVVMHPGPQVDELDILPNHPPSGNHYSNNYSNEPDPDAPSPAV, from the exons atCAGACATCACAGGTGACGACAACAAGACTTGGCTGCATTCTAC cAGTCAGGCCCGAACATCTCgagtggaggaagaagagaggaagatgagcCTGCATGGTGCCAGTGGAGGCTGCGACCGCTCACGTGACCGCCGCCGCTCCAGCGACCGCTCTAGGGACTCTTCACATGAGAGAGAGGGCCAGCTCACTCCCTGCATTCGCAACGTCACCTCACCCACCCGCCAACACAACAGTG ACCGTGAACGAGATGGTGGCTCATCATCAAGGCCCAGCAGTCCTCGGCCTCAGAGGGTCTCTCCCAGCGGCTCCAGCAGCAGCGGGGTGATGAGCAGTCGCAATAGCAGCCTGTCCAGTACTGAAGGCACCTTCAAGAGTCTGGGAGTCGGAGAAATGGTTTTCGTCTACGAGAATCCAAAGGAAGGAGGGGCCGGTGCCACTGTGGGAAACCGGAACATTCGGACCTCAGAAAGAGTCACTCTGATTGTTGACAACACACGCTTTGTAGTAGATCCTTCCATCTTCACTGCACAACCCAATACCATGTTGGGCAG AATGTTTGGATCCGGAAGGGAACATAATTTCACACGGCCCAATGAGAAGGGGGAGTACGAGGTGGCCGAGGGCATCAGTTCAACAGTTTTCCGGGCGATTCTG GATTACTACAAATCTGGGATAATCCGCTGTCCTGATGGAATCTCCATCCCTGAGCTGCGGGAGGCGTGTGACTATCTATGCATCTCCTTCGACTACAGCACCATTAAATGCAGAGACCTCA GTGCCCTGATGCATGAGCTGTCCAACGATGGAGCTCGGCGACAGTTTGAGTTTTACCTGGAGGAAATGGTTCTACCTTTGATGGTGGCCAGCGCCCAGAGCGGAGAGAGGGAGTGTCACATTGTTGTCCTTACTGATGACGATGTGGTGGACTGGGATGAAGAATACCCTCCACAAATGGGAGAAGAGTACTCGCAGA TCATCTACAGCACAAAACTGTACAGATTTTTCAAGTACATTGAGAACAGAGATGTTGCCAAATCGGTCTTAAAGGAGAGAGGGTTAAAGAAAATCAGACTGGGCATTGAAG GCTATCCAACATATAAGGAGAAAGTGAAAAAGAGACCAGGAGGTCGTCCAGAGGTCATTTACAACTACGTCCAGAGGCCCTTCATCCGCATGTCCTGGGAGAAGGAAGAGGGCAAAAGCCGTCATGTGGACTTCCAGTGTGTGAAGTCAAAGTCCATCACTAACCTGGCTGCAGCGGCAGCAGATATCCCCCAGGACCAGCTGGTGGTGATGCACCCTGGCCCCCAGGTGGATGAACTGGACATCCTACCCAATCACCCACCCAGTGGGAATCACTACAGCAACAACTACAGCAACGAGCCTGACCCTGATGCACCTTCACCTGCTGTCTGA
- the btbd10b gene encoding BTB/POZ domain-containing protein 10 isoform X2 — MTVTPVTPKTGIEQQQADLANSANIRDITGDDNKTWLHSTSQARTSRVEEEERKMSLHGASGGCDRSRDRRRSSDRSRDSSHEREGQLTPCIRNVTSPTRQHNSDRERDGGSSSRPSSPRPQRVSPSGSSSSGVMSSRNSSLSSTEGTFKSLGVGEMVFVYENPKEGGAGATVGNRNIRTSERVTLIVDNTRFVVDPSIFTAQPNTMLGRMFGSGREHNFTRPNEKGEYEVAEGISSTVFRAILDYYKSGIIRCPDGISIPELREACDYLCISFDYSTIKCRDLSALMHELSNDGARRQFEFYLEEMVLPLMVASAQSGERECHIVVLTDDDVVDWDEEYPPQMGEEYSQIIYSTKLYRFFKYIENRDVAKSVLKERGLKKIRLGIEGYPTYKEKVKKRPGGRPEVIYNYVQRPFIRMSWEKEEGKSRHVDFQCVKSKSITNLAAAAADIPQDQLVVMHPGPQVDELDILPNHPPSGNHYSNNYSNEPDPDAPSPAV; from the exons ACATCACAGGTGACGACAACAAGACTTGGCTGCATTCTAC cAGTCAGGCCCGAACATCTCgagtggaggaagaagagaggaagatgagcCTGCATGGTGCCAGTGGAGGCTGCGACCGCTCACGTGACCGCCGCCGCTCCAGCGACCGCTCTAGGGACTCTTCACATGAGAGAGAGGGCCAGCTCACTCCCTGCATTCGCAACGTCACCTCACCCACCCGCCAACACAACAGTG ACCGTGAACGAGATGGTGGCTCATCATCAAGGCCCAGCAGTCCTCGGCCTCAGAGGGTCTCTCCCAGCGGCTCCAGCAGCAGCGGGGTGATGAGCAGTCGCAATAGCAGCCTGTCCAGTACTGAAGGCACCTTCAAGAGTCTGGGAGTCGGAGAAATGGTTTTCGTCTACGAGAATCCAAAGGAAGGAGGGGCCGGTGCCACTGTGGGAAACCGGAACATTCGGACCTCAGAAAGAGTCACTCTGATTGTTGACAACACACGCTTTGTAGTAGATCCTTCCATCTTCACTGCACAACCCAATACCATGTTGGGCAG AATGTTTGGATCCGGAAGGGAACATAATTTCACACGGCCCAATGAGAAGGGGGAGTACGAGGTGGCCGAGGGCATCAGTTCAACAGTTTTCCGGGCGATTCTG GATTACTACAAATCTGGGATAATCCGCTGTCCTGATGGAATCTCCATCCCTGAGCTGCGGGAGGCGTGTGACTATCTATGCATCTCCTTCGACTACAGCACCATTAAATGCAGAGACCTCA GTGCCCTGATGCATGAGCTGTCCAACGATGGAGCTCGGCGACAGTTTGAGTTTTACCTGGAGGAAATGGTTCTACCTTTGATGGTGGCCAGCGCCCAGAGCGGAGAGAGGGAGTGTCACATTGTTGTCCTTACTGATGACGATGTGGTGGACTGGGATGAAGAATACCCTCCACAAATGGGAGAAGAGTACTCGCAGA TCATCTACAGCACAAAACTGTACAGATTTTTCAAGTACATTGAGAACAGAGATGTTGCCAAATCGGTCTTAAAGGAGAGAGGGTTAAAGAAAATCAGACTGGGCATTGAAG GCTATCCAACATATAAGGAGAAAGTGAAAAAGAGACCAGGAGGTCGTCCAGAGGTCATTTACAACTACGTCCAGAGGCCCTTCATCCGCATGTCCTGGGAGAAGGAAGAGGGCAAAAGCCGTCATGTGGACTTCCAGTGTGTGAAGTCAAAGTCCATCACTAACCTGGCTGCAGCGGCAGCAGATATCCCCCAGGACCAGCTGGTGGTGATGCACCCTGGCCCCCAGGTGGATGAACTGGACATCCTACCCAATCACCCACCCAGTGGGAATCACTACAGCAACAACTACAGCAACGAGCCTGACCCTGATGCACCTTCACCTGCTGTCTGA
- the btbd10b gene encoding BTB/POZ domain-containing protein 10 isoform X3, whose product MADRLQSYDSNSSDTENWDRAATSRPRKLCKHSSSSQARTSRVEEEERKMSLHGASGGCDRSRDRRRSSDRSRDSSHEREGQLTPCIRNVTSPTRQHNSDRERDGGSSSRPSSPRPQRVSPSGSSSSGVMSSRNSSLSSTEGTFKSLGVGEMVFVYENPKEGGAGATVGNRNIRTSERVTLIVDNTRFVVDPSIFTAQPNTMLGRMFGSGREHNFTRPNEKGEYEVAEGISSTVFRAILDYYKSGIIRCPDGISIPELREACDYLCISFDYSTIKCRDLSALMHELSNDGARRQFEFYLEEMVLPLMVASAQSGERECHIVVLTDDDVVDWDEEYPPQMGEEYSQIIYSTKLYRFFKYIENRDVAKSVLKERGLKKIRLGIEGYPTYKEKVKKRPGGRPEVIYNYVQRPFIRMSWEKEEGKSRHVDFQCVKSKSITNLAAAAADIPQDQLVVMHPGPQVDELDILPNHPPSGNHYSNNYSNEPDPDAPSPAV is encoded by the exons cagcAGTCAGGCCCGAACATCTCgagtggaggaagaagagaggaagatgagcCTGCATGGTGCCAGTGGAGGCTGCGACCGCTCACGTGACCGCCGCCGCTCCAGCGACCGCTCTAGGGACTCTTCACATGAGAGAGAGGGCCAGCTCACTCCCTGCATTCGCAACGTCACCTCACCCACCCGCCAACACAACAGTG ACCGTGAACGAGATGGTGGCTCATCATCAAGGCCCAGCAGTCCTCGGCCTCAGAGGGTCTCTCCCAGCGGCTCCAGCAGCAGCGGGGTGATGAGCAGTCGCAATAGCAGCCTGTCCAGTACTGAAGGCACCTTCAAGAGTCTGGGAGTCGGAGAAATGGTTTTCGTCTACGAGAATCCAAAGGAAGGAGGGGCCGGTGCCACTGTGGGAAACCGGAACATTCGGACCTCAGAAAGAGTCACTCTGATTGTTGACAACACACGCTTTGTAGTAGATCCTTCCATCTTCACTGCACAACCCAATACCATGTTGGGCAG AATGTTTGGATCCGGAAGGGAACATAATTTCACACGGCCCAATGAGAAGGGGGAGTACGAGGTGGCCGAGGGCATCAGTTCAACAGTTTTCCGGGCGATTCTG GATTACTACAAATCTGGGATAATCCGCTGTCCTGATGGAATCTCCATCCCTGAGCTGCGGGAGGCGTGTGACTATCTATGCATCTCCTTCGACTACAGCACCATTAAATGCAGAGACCTCA GTGCCCTGATGCATGAGCTGTCCAACGATGGAGCTCGGCGACAGTTTGAGTTTTACCTGGAGGAAATGGTTCTACCTTTGATGGTGGCCAGCGCCCAGAGCGGAGAGAGGGAGTGTCACATTGTTGTCCTTACTGATGACGATGTGGTGGACTGGGATGAAGAATACCCTCCACAAATGGGAGAAGAGTACTCGCAGA TCATCTACAGCACAAAACTGTACAGATTTTTCAAGTACATTGAGAACAGAGATGTTGCCAAATCGGTCTTAAAGGAGAGAGGGTTAAAGAAAATCAGACTGGGCATTGAAG GCTATCCAACATATAAGGAGAAAGTGAAAAAGAGACCAGGAGGTCGTCCAGAGGTCATTTACAACTACGTCCAGAGGCCCTTCATCCGCATGTCCTGGGAGAAGGAAGAGGGCAAAAGCCGTCATGTGGACTTCCAGTGTGTGAAGTCAAAGTCCATCACTAACCTGGCTGCAGCGGCAGCAGATATCCCCCAGGACCAGCTGGTGGTGATGCACCCTGGCCCCCAGGTGGATGAACTGGACATCCTACCCAATCACCCACCCAGTGGGAATCACTACAGCAACAACTACAGCAACGAGCCTGACCCTGATGCACCTTCACCTGCTGTCTGA
- the btbd10b gene encoding BTB/POZ domain-containing protein 10 isoform X4 has translation MADRLQSYDSNSSDTENWDRAATSRPRKLCKHSSSQARTSRVEEEERKMSLHGASGGCDRSRDRRRSSDRSRDSSHEREGQLTPCIRNVTSPTRQHNSDRERDGGSSSRPSSPRPQRVSPSGSSSSGVMSSRNSSLSSTEGTFKSLGVGEMVFVYENPKEGGAGATVGNRNIRTSERVTLIVDNTRFVVDPSIFTAQPNTMLGRMFGSGREHNFTRPNEKGEYEVAEGISSTVFRAILDYYKSGIIRCPDGISIPELREACDYLCISFDYSTIKCRDLSALMHELSNDGARRQFEFYLEEMVLPLMVASAQSGERECHIVVLTDDDVVDWDEEYPPQMGEEYSQIIYSTKLYRFFKYIENRDVAKSVLKERGLKKIRLGIEGYPTYKEKVKKRPGGRPEVIYNYVQRPFIRMSWEKEEGKSRHVDFQCVKSKSITNLAAAAADIPQDQLVVMHPGPQVDELDILPNHPPSGNHYSNNYSNEPDPDAPSPAV, from the exons cAGTCAGGCCCGAACATCTCgagtggaggaagaagagaggaagatgagcCTGCATGGTGCCAGTGGAGGCTGCGACCGCTCACGTGACCGCCGCCGCTCCAGCGACCGCTCTAGGGACTCTTCACATGAGAGAGAGGGCCAGCTCACTCCCTGCATTCGCAACGTCACCTCACCCACCCGCCAACACAACAGTG ACCGTGAACGAGATGGTGGCTCATCATCAAGGCCCAGCAGTCCTCGGCCTCAGAGGGTCTCTCCCAGCGGCTCCAGCAGCAGCGGGGTGATGAGCAGTCGCAATAGCAGCCTGTCCAGTACTGAAGGCACCTTCAAGAGTCTGGGAGTCGGAGAAATGGTTTTCGTCTACGAGAATCCAAAGGAAGGAGGGGCCGGTGCCACTGTGGGAAACCGGAACATTCGGACCTCAGAAAGAGTCACTCTGATTGTTGACAACACACGCTTTGTAGTAGATCCTTCCATCTTCACTGCACAACCCAATACCATGTTGGGCAG AATGTTTGGATCCGGAAGGGAACATAATTTCACACGGCCCAATGAGAAGGGGGAGTACGAGGTGGCCGAGGGCATCAGTTCAACAGTTTTCCGGGCGATTCTG GATTACTACAAATCTGGGATAATCCGCTGTCCTGATGGAATCTCCATCCCTGAGCTGCGGGAGGCGTGTGACTATCTATGCATCTCCTTCGACTACAGCACCATTAAATGCAGAGACCTCA GTGCCCTGATGCATGAGCTGTCCAACGATGGAGCTCGGCGACAGTTTGAGTTTTACCTGGAGGAAATGGTTCTACCTTTGATGGTGGCCAGCGCCCAGAGCGGAGAGAGGGAGTGTCACATTGTTGTCCTTACTGATGACGATGTGGTGGACTGGGATGAAGAATACCCTCCACAAATGGGAGAAGAGTACTCGCAGA TCATCTACAGCACAAAACTGTACAGATTTTTCAAGTACATTGAGAACAGAGATGTTGCCAAATCGGTCTTAAAGGAGAGAGGGTTAAAGAAAATCAGACTGGGCATTGAAG GCTATCCAACATATAAGGAGAAAGTGAAAAAGAGACCAGGAGGTCGTCCAGAGGTCATTTACAACTACGTCCAGAGGCCCTTCATCCGCATGTCCTGGGAGAAGGAAGAGGGCAAAAGCCGTCATGTGGACTTCCAGTGTGTGAAGTCAAAGTCCATCACTAACCTGGCTGCAGCGGCAGCAGATATCCCCCAGGACCAGCTGGTGGTGATGCACCCTGGCCCCCAGGTGGATGAACTGGACATCCTACCCAATCACCCACCCAGTGGGAATCACTACAGCAACAACTACAGCAACGAGCCTGACCCTGATGCACCTTCACCTGCTGTCTGA
- the btbd10b gene encoding BTB/POZ domain-containing protein 10 isoform X5, with protein sequence MSLHGASGGCDRSRDRRRSSDRSRDSSHEREGQLTPCIRNVTSPTRQHNSDRERDGGSSSRPSSPRPQRVSPSGSSSSGVMSSRNSSLSSTEGTFKSLGVGEMVFVYENPKEGGAGATVGNRNIRTSERVTLIVDNTRFVVDPSIFTAQPNTMLGRMFGSGREHNFTRPNEKGEYEVAEGISSTVFRAILDYYKSGIIRCPDGISIPELREACDYLCISFDYSTIKCRDLSALMHELSNDGARRQFEFYLEEMVLPLMVASAQSGERECHIVVLTDDDVVDWDEEYPPQMGEEYSQIIYSTKLYRFFKYIENRDVAKSVLKERGLKKIRLGIEGYPTYKEKVKKRPGGRPEVIYNYVQRPFIRMSWEKEEGKSRHVDFQCVKSKSITNLAAAAADIPQDQLVVMHPGPQVDELDILPNHPPSGNHYSNNYSNEPDPDAPSPAV encoded by the exons atgagcCTGCATGGTGCCAGTGGAGGCTGCGACCGCTCACGTGACCGCCGCCGCTCCAGCGACCGCTCTAGGGACTCTTCACATGAGAGAGAGGGCCAGCTCACTCCCTGCATTCGCAACGTCACCTCACCCACCCGCCAACACAACAGTG ACCGTGAACGAGATGGTGGCTCATCATCAAGGCCCAGCAGTCCTCGGCCTCAGAGGGTCTCTCCCAGCGGCTCCAGCAGCAGCGGGGTGATGAGCAGTCGCAATAGCAGCCTGTCCAGTACTGAAGGCACCTTCAAGAGTCTGGGAGTCGGAGAAATGGTTTTCGTCTACGAGAATCCAAAGGAAGGAGGGGCCGGTGCCACTGTGGGAAACCGGAACATTCGGACCTCAGAAAGAGTCACTCTGATTGTTGACAACACACGCTTTGTAGTAGATCCTTCCATCTTCACTGCACAACCCAATACCATGTTGGGCAG AATGTTTGGATCCGGAAGGGAACATAATTTCACACGGCCCAATGAGAAGGGGGAGTACGAGGTGGCCGAGGGCATCAGTTCAACAGTTTTCCGGGCGATTCTG GATTACTACAAATCTGGGATAATCCGCTGTCCTGATGGAATCTCCATCCCTGAGCTGCGGGAGGCGTGTGACTATCTATGCATCTCCTTCGACTACAGCACCATTAAATGCAGAGACCTCA GTGCCCTGATGCATGAGCTGTCCAACGATGGAGCTCGGCGACAGTTTGAGTTTTACCTGGAGGAAATGGTTCTACCTTTGATGGTGGCCAGCGCCCAGAGCGGAGAGAGGGAGTGTCACATTGTTGTCCTTACTGATGACGATGTGGTGGACTGGGATGAAGAATACCCTCCACAAATGGGAGAAGAGTACTCGCAGA TCATCTACAGCACAAAACTGTACAGATTTTTCAAGTACATTGAGAACAGAGATGTTGCCAAATCGGTCTTAAAGGAGAGAGGGTTAAAGAAAATCAGACTGGGCATTGAAG GCTATCCAACATATAAGGAGAAAGTGAAAAAGAGACCAGGAGGTCGTCCAGAGGTCATTTACAACTACGTCCAGAGGCCCTTCATCCGCATGTCCTGGGAGAAGGAAGAGGGCAAAAGCCGTCATGTGGACTTCCAGTGTGTGAAGTCAAAGTCCATCACTAACCTGGCTGCAGCGGCAGCAGATATCCCCCAGGACCAGCTGGTGGTGATGCACCCTGGCCCCCAGGTGGATGAACTGGACATCCTACCCAATCACCCACCCAGTGGGAATCACTACAGCAACAACTACAGCAACGAGCCTGACCCTGATGCACCTTCACCTGCTGTCTGA
- the rassf10b gene encoding ras association domain-containing protein 10 — protein MLEPEESKISVWVCREEKLVFGLSRRTTCADVVKVLLQDQDSQNGLSAASLSGGAPAYCIVEKWRGFERILPNKTKILRLWVAWGEEQANVKFVLVKSEASLAKHGARSAEARVVPSKHGPCAIKGTARSPMAGISPEKQRRIVRKAFRKLEKMNKKRTREEHKDASSAERMETLVHLVVSQDHTIRQQVQRITELDSEIERREANVHFDRMKRHGVNYVQDTYLEDAASVSRQDGDMLCSAETLEKYEVYVRQCDEVFRLQEELWEQEALIEIITLQMQEELNQRWMQRRTEELKRQDAERAASLICTEAGTESENELLLKEERVRTQLDASLYIGLRLSTDLEAIRSDLVLTEEICAAREKEMRDLLEKVNTLDIEDGTDREGRCQHGTDDETGRMSTLEEKSEWVEQARGLSKAHSVNDDDSDTGLSSLHSQDSDSQPVWESLV, from the coding sequence ATGTTGGAGCCGGAGGAGAGTAAGATCTCAGTGTGGGTCTGCCGGGAGGAGAAGCTCGTCTTCGGACTGTCGAGGCGCACAACCTGCGCGGATGTTGTCAAAGTGCTTCTGCAGGACCAGGACTCCCAGAACGGCCTCTCTGCAGCCTCGCTCTCCGGGGGAGCACCGGCTTACTGCATCGTGGAGAAATGGAGAGGCTTCGAGAGGATTttaccaaacaaaacaaagatctTACGGCTATGGGTCGCGTGGGGAGAGGAGCAGGCGAACGTGAAGTTTGTGTTGGTAAAGAGCGAAGCGTCTTTGGCGAAACACGGGGCTCGGAGCGCAGAGGCGCGCGTTGTGCCAAGCAAACACGGCCCCTGTGCCATCAAGGGGACTGCACGTTCTCCCATGGCTGGCATTTCCCCAGAGAAACAGCGTCGGATTGTGAGGAAAGCTTTCAGGAAGTTGGAGAAGATGAACAAAAAGAGGACGCGTGAGGAACACAAGGACGCGTCCTCGGCGGAGAGGATGGAGACTCTGGTTCATCTCGTGGTTTCTCAGGATCACACAATCCGCCAGCAAGTTCAAAGGATCACTGAGCTGGATTCAGAGATCGAGAGGCGTGAGGCAAACGTGCATTTTGACAGAATGAAGAGACATGGGGTAAATTATGTGCAGGACACGTATTTAGAGGATGCTGCCTCAGTCTCGAGACAGGACGGGGACATGCTGTGCTCAGCTGAGACTCTTGAAAAGTATGAGGTGTATGTCCGGCAGTGTGATGAGGTGTTCCGACTCCAAGAGGAGCTGTGGGAGCAGGAGGCTCTTATAGAAATCATCACGCTGCAGATGCAGGAGGAGCTGAACCAGCGCTGGATGCAACGGAGgacagaggagctgaagagaCAAGACGCAGAGCGCGCAGCGTCCCTAATCTGCACAGAGGCGGGCACGGAGTCAGAAAACGAGCTCCTGTTGAAAGAGGAGAGGGTCAGGACGCAGTTAGATGCGAGTTTATACATCGGTCTGCGCCTCAGCACGGATTTGGAAGCTATTAGGAGCGATTTAGTGCTGACGGAGGAGATTTGCGCAGCGAGGGAGAAGGAAATGAGGGATTTACTGGAGAAAGTGAACACTTTGGACATAGAGGatgggacagacagagaggggcgATGTCAGCACGGGACAGATGATGAAACGGGGAGGATGAGCACTTTGGAGGAGAAGAGTGAGTGGGTGGAGCAGGCCAGGGGTCTGTCAAAAGCTCACAGCGTGAACGATGACGACTCAGACACTGGCTTAAGTTCTCTGCACAGTCAAGACTCAGACAGCCAGCCAGTGTGGGAGTCTTTGGTTTAG